In one window of Eubalaena glacialis isolate mEubGla1 chromosome 13, mEubGla1.1.hap2.+ XY, whole genome shotgun sequence DNA:
- the NOP56 gene encoding nucleolar protein 56, whose protein sequence is MVLLHVLFEHAVGYALLALKEVEEISLLLPQVEECVLNLGKFHNIVRLVAFCPFSSSQVALENANAVSEGVVHEDLRLLLETHLPTKKKKVLLGVGDPKIGAAIQEELGYNCQTGGVIAEILRGVRLHFHNLVKGLTDLSACKAQLGLGHSYSRAKVKFNVNRVDNMIIQSISLLDQLDKDINTFSMRVREWYGYHFPELVKIINDNATYCRLAQFIGNRRELNEEKLEKLEELTMDAAKAKAILDASRSSMGMDISAIDLINIESFSSRVVSLSEYRQSLHTYLRSKMSQVAPSLSALIGEAVGARLIAHAGSLTNLAKYPASTVQILGAEKALFRALKTRGNTPKYGLIFHSTFIGRAAAKNKGRISRYLANKCSIASRIDCFSEVPTSVFGEKLREQVEERLSFYETGEIPRKNLDVMKEAMVQAEEAAAEITRKLEKQEKKRLKKEKKRLAAIALASSENSSSTPEECEETSERPKKKKKQKPQEAPQENGMEDPSVSSKPKKKKSFSKEELVSSDLEETAGSGSLTRRKKSFPKEEPDCDPEESGNKRVPKKKRKFSSKEEPLSSGPEEAAASKSSSSKKKKKLRKLSQEN, encoded by the exons ATG GTGCTGCTGCACGTGCTCTTCGAGCATGCGGTCGGCTACGCGCTGCTGGCGCTGAAGGAGGTGGAGGAGATCAGCCTGCTGCTGCCGCAG GTGGAGGAGTGCGTGCTGAACCTAGGCAAGTTCCACAACATCGTTCGTCTCGTGGCTTTTTGTCCCTTTTCCTCGTCCCAGGTTGCCTTGGAAAATGCCAACGCTGTGTCTGAAG GTGTTGTTCATGAGGACCTCCGCCTGCTCTTGGAGACTCACCTACCaaccaaaaagaagaaagtgctcctgggggttggggaccccaaGATAGGTGCTGCTATACAAGAGGAGTTAGGGTACAACTGCCAGACTGGAGGTGTCATAGCCGAGATCCTTCGAG GAGTCCGTCTGCACTTCCACAACCTGGTGAAGGGTCTGACTGATCTGTCTGCTTGTAAAGCCCAACTGGGGCTGGGACACAGCTATTCTCGTGCCAAAGTTAAGTTTAATGTGAACCGAGTGGACAATATGATTATCCAGTCCATTAGCCTCCTGGACCAGCTGGATAAGGACATCAATACCTTCTCCATGCGTGTCAG GGAGTGGTATGGGTATCACTTTCCTGAGCTGGTAAAGATCATCAATGACAATGCTACATACTGCCGCCTTGCTCAGTTCATTGGAAACCGAAGGGAGCTGAATGAAGAAAAGTTGGAGAAGCTGGAGGAGCTGACAATGGATGCAGCCAAGGCTAAGGCTATTCTGGATGCCTCGCGGTCCTCCATGG GCATGGACATATCAGCCATTGACTTGATAAACATCGAGAGCTTCTCCAGTCGTGTGGTGTCTTTGTCAGAGTACCGCCAAAGCCTACACACTTACCTGCGATCCAAGATGAGCCAAGTAGCCCCCAGCCTGTCCGCCCTAATTGGGGAAGCG GTAGGTGCACGTCTCATTGCTCACGCTGGCAGTCTCACCAATCTGGCCAAGTATCCAGCATCCACAGTGCAGATCCTTGGGGCTGAAAAGGCCCTGTTCAG AGCCCTGAAGACAAGGGGTAACACCCCAAAATATGGACTCATTTTCCACTCTACCTTCATTGGTCGAGCAGCTGCCAAGAACAAAGGCCGCATCTCCCGATACCTGGCAAACAAATGCAGTATTGCCTCACGAATTGATTGCTTCTCTG AGGTACCTACCAGTGTATTTGGGGAGAAGCTTCGAGAACAAGTTGAGGAGCGGCTGTCCTTCTATGAGACTGGAGAGATTCCACGAAAGAATCTGGATGTCATGAAGGAGGCAATGGTTCAG GCAGAGGAAGCGGCTGCTGAGATTACTAGGAAGCTGGAGAAACAGGAGAAGAAACgcttgaagaaggaaaagaaaaggctggCTGCGATTGCCCTGGCGTCTTCAGAAAACAGCAGTAGTACCCCGGAGGAATGTGAG GAGACAAGTGAAAgacccaaaaagaagaaaaagcaaaagcccCAGGAGGCTCCTCAGGAGAATGGAATGGAAGACCCATCTGTCTCCTCCaaacccaaaaaaaagaaatctttttccaAGGAGGAGCTGGTTAGTAGTGATCTTGAAGAGACAGCTGGCAGTGGAAGTCTTACCAGGAGGAAGAAATCTTTCCCCAAAGAGGAACCAGATTGTGACCCTGAAGAGTCAGGAAACAAGAGGGTccccaagaaaaagaggaaattctcTTCCAAGGAGGAGCCTCTCAGCAGTGGACCTGAAGAGGCTGCTGCCAGCAAGAGCAGCagctccaagaaaaagaaaaagctccgAAAGCTATCCCAGGAAAATTAG